The nucleotide sequence TTTAGATTTACGTAAAAAAACAGGCTGTAATGTTATAGGTTATAAAAATGAAAATGGCGAATACTTGATAAATCCAGAAGCTGAGCAAAAATTAAATCCAAATTCCAAAGTGATTGTTTTAGGACGACCAGAGCAGATACAGAAGTTGAATTCATTATATAATATAGAAGTTGAGTAGGCTTTTTAACAACCAATGTTTTAAAAACTCATTTTTTTTTAGCATCTTGCTTGCTTCAAACATAAAATTGAAATAAACTACTAACTAATATTTTTAACTATGAAGAAATATCTTCTTTCAATGTTTACCCTTATTTTACCAATTTTAACATTCGCTCAAGAAGCTGAAAAAGGCCTAGATGAAAAAATAAATGATGCCTTTATGCCAGTTGCTACTTGGTGGGAAGGTTTTGTATTAACTACAGTGCCTATAGCTGGTAAAGATGTCCCATTTGTTGTTATTCTTTTAGTTGTAGGAGCAACATTTTTTACTATTTATTTTAAGTTTCCAAGTTTTACAAAATTTGGATTGGCAATTAATACAGTAAGAGGAAAATATGACGAGATAGAAGGAGGGCACCATGCTGGAAAAACAGAATTAGCAATTGATGGAGATATTCCTGATACTATTAGAGATGAAAGCAAAGAAGGGGAAGTCAGTCACTTCCAAGCTTTAGCAACCGCAGTTTCTGGAACTGTTGGTTTAGGAAATATTGCAGGTGTAGCTGTAGCAATTGCTTTAGGTGGTCCTGGAGCAACATTCTGGATGATTGTTTGTGGATTAATAGGGATGTCAACAAAATTTGTTGAATGTACGCTAGGTGTAAAATATAGAGATGTCGGTCCAGATGGAACGGTATATGGTGGACCAATGTATTATATGTCTAAAGGATTAAAAGAACGAGGCTTTGCAGGAATAGGAAAAGTGCTTGCCGTAATTTTTGCAGTTCTATGTATTGGAGCTTCATTTGGAGGTGGTAATGCTTTCCAATCTAACCAAGCAACAGTTCAAATTACATCAATGTTAGGATTAGAAGGTGGTTCAATGGGGTTTGTTATTGGAATCATTTTAGCCATCTTAGTTGGTATTGTAATTATTGGAGGTATTAAACGTATTGCTAGTATTACTGAAAAAATTGTACCATTTATGGCCGGAATCTATGTGCTTGCGGCTTTAGTGATAATTTTTGCAAACTTTAGTGATATAGGAACGGCTTTCGGATTAATATTTGATGGAGCATTTACACCTATGGCTGGACTTGGTGGTCTAGTTGGTGTACTTATTGTAGGTTTTCAACGTGCAGCATTCTCAAACGAAGCAGGAGCAGGATCTGCTGCTATTGCGCATTCAGCTGTTAAAACAAAATATCCAGCATCTGAAGGTGTAGTTGCTTTATTAGAACCATTTATCGACACAGTTGTAATTTGTACAATGACCGCTTTGGTTATTATTTTCTTTAATATAGATGGTGGAAATATGCAAAGTGTGTTCCAATATGGAGCAGCTGGAGAATCATCAAGTAGTGTATTGTTAAATGCGGATGGAAGTTCAATTGGAGGAGTAGATTTAACATCTATGGCTTTTGATTCTGTAATACCTGGATTCTCTTATATATTAACAATAGCTATTATATTGTTTGCATTCTCAACAATGATTTCTTGGTCATATTATGGACTTCAATCTTGGAAATATTTATTCGGAAAAGGAAAAACTGCTGATACAGTATACAAAGTATTATTCTTAGTATTTATAGTAATTGGTGCAGCTGCAACTTTAGATGCAGTAATTAAATTTTCTGATGCCATGATATTAGCATTAGTATTTCCAAATATGATAGGTCTATTCTTCTTATTCCCTAAAGTGAGAGAAGAAATGGCTAAGTATGTTTCGGCAATTAGAGGTAGTAAAGAATAAACTAAAATATATATTATGAAGAAATCCCATTTCAAGTTCACAAAAGGACAACGAAGTGGGATTTTTTTATTGTTATTAATCATCTTAATTATGCAAAGTCTATACTATTTTGTAGACTTTTCTTCAAAAGATATCCCAATTAATAAAGATGAATTAATAGTATTTCAAAACGAAATAGACTCGTTGCGTTTAGTTGAAATAGAAGCACAGCAATCAAAAATATTTCCATTCAACCCAAATTACATTACTGATTATAAAGGATACACATTAGGAATGTTGCCAGAAGAAATAGATAGGCTATTAAAATTTCGAGAACAGAACAAATGGGTAAATTCCACAAAGCAATTTCAAGAGGTTACAAAAGTTTCCGATTCTTTATTAAATGCTATATCCCCATATTTTAAATTCCCAGAATGGGTTACAAACCCTAAACCAAAAGCTAGCTTTAAATATCAAAATGACACGCCTAAAACATTTATACAAAAAATAGATTTAAACACAGCAACAGCAAAACAATTACAGGGAATTAATGGGATTGGAGAAAAATTATCAGATAGAATTATTAAGTTTAGAAATAAGTTCGAAGGTGGTTTTATTGATGATGTCCAGTTACAAGATGTTTACGGAATATCACTTGAAGTAATGGAAAGGTTGTTAAACGAGTTTACAGTAAAAACACCAAGACAAATAAAAAAAATTAGGTTAAACTCTACGTCTATTGAACAGCTTGTGACTATTCAGCATATAGACTACGAGATTGCTTACGAAATTTTAGACCAACGGATCTTAAGAGAAGGTTTCAAATCTTTGGATGACTTAACCAAAGTAAAAGGCTTTCCAGTCGATAAAATTGAGATAATTAAATTATATTTGACCCTCAATTAATACGTACCAATTACATAGCTATGAATTTTAATTATAGTGAAGAGCAATTACTAATTGCAGCTTCAGCTAAAGATTTTTCAGAACAATATATTAGACCCAATATCATGGAGTGGGATGAAGCTCAAATTTTCCCTGTTGAACTTTTTAAAAGAGCTGGACAAATGGGCTTTATGGGTATTTTTGTAGATGAAAAATATGGAGGTTCAGGACTTGGCTACCATGAATATATTGCCATTATAGAAGAAATTTCAAAAGTCGACCCTTCAATAGGATTATCAGTAGCAGCTCATAATTCGCTTTGTACAGGACACATTTATTATTTTGGAAACGAAATCCAAAAACAAAAATGGTTACCTAAACTAACATCAGCCGAATGGATTGGAGCTTGGGGATTAACTGAGCATAATACAGGAAGTGATGCTGGAGGAATGAATACTACAGCTATTAAAGATGGAGATTATTATGTACTTAATGGAGCAAAGAATTTTATTACTCATGGAAAAAGTGGAGATGTTGCTGTTGTAATAGCAAGAACAGGAGATAAAGGTGATTCTCGTGGCATGTCTGCTTTTGTGATAGAAAAAGGTACACCAGGATTTACTTCGGGTAAGAAAGAAGATAAATTAGGAATGCGTGCAAGTGAAACAGCAGAACTAGTGTTTGATAATTGTCGTATACATAAAGA is from Pontimicrobium sp. SW4 and encodes:
- a CDS encoding alanine/glycine:cation symporter family protein, whose translation is MKKYLLSMFTLILPILTFAQEAEKGLDEKINDAFMPVATWWEGFVLTTVPIAGKDVPFVVILLVVGATFFTIYFKFPSFTKFGLAINTVRGKYDEIEGGHHAGKTELAIDGDIPDTIRDESKEGEVSHFQALATAVSGTVGLGNIAGVAVAIALGGPGATFWMIVCGLIGMSTKFVECTLGVKYRDVGPDGTVYGGPMYYMSKGLKERGFAGIGKVLAVIFAVLCIGASFGGGNAFQSNQATVQITSMLGLEGGSMGFVIGIILAILVGIVIIGGIKRIASITEKIVPFMAGIYVLAALVIIFANFSDIGTAFGLIFDGAFTPMAGLGGLVGVLIVGFQRAAFSNEAGAGSAAIAHSAVKTKYPASEGVVALLEPFIDTVVICTMTALVIIFFNIDGGNMQSVFQYGAAGESSSSVLLNADGSSIGGVDLTSMAFDSVIPGFSYILTIAIILFAFSTMISWSYYGLQSWKYLFGKGKTADTVYKVLFLVFIVIGAAATLDAVIKFSDAMILALVFPNMIGLFFLFPKVREEMAKYVSAIRGSKE
- a CDS encoding helix-hairpin-helix domain-containing protein — encoded protein: MKKSHFKFTKGQRSGIFLLLLIILIMQSLYYFVDFSSKDIPINKDELIVFQNEIDSLRLVEIEAQQSKIFPFNPNYITDYKGYTLGMLPEEIDRLLKFREQNKWVNSTKQFQEVTKVSDSLLNAISPYFKFPEWVTNPKPKASFKYQNDTPKTFIQKIDLNTATAKQLQGINGIGEKLSDRIIKFRNKFEGGFIDDVQLQDVYGISLEVMERLLNEFTVKTPRQIKKIRLNSTSIEQLVTIQHIDYEIAYEILDQRILREGFKSLDDLTKVKGFPVDKIEIIKLYLTLN
- a CDS encoding acyl-CoA dehydrogenase family protein, whose translation is MNFNYSEEQLLIAASAKDFSEQYIRPNIMEWDEAQIFPVELFKRAGQMGFMGIFVDEKYGGSGLGYHEYIAIIEEISKVDPSIGLSVAAHNSLCTGHIYYFGNEIQKQKWLPKLTSAEWIGAWGLTEHNTGSDAGGMNTTAIKDGDYYVLNGAKNFITHGKSGDVAVVIARTGDKGDSRGMSAFVIEKGTPGFTSGKKEDKLGMRASETAELVFDNCRIHKDNMLGEEGEGFIQSLKVLDGGRISIGALSLGIAKGAYEASLKYSKERHQFGKPISSFQGISFKLADMATEIEASELLLHKAASKKNAGERMTTIGAMAKMYASEVCVKVANDAVQIHGGYGYTKEFPVEKFYRDSKLCTIGEGTTEIQKLVIARNILK